From the Manihot esculenta cultivar AM560-2 chromosome 14, M.esculenta_v8, whole genome shotgun sequence genome, the window CTTTTCTCTTAAaagaaacttttctttcctctctCTCAATGGCCAACACTTCTCGAGTTGCTGCTAAGGTTGCTGTTAAGGTTGCTACCAACAAGGGTGCTATCATTTTATCTACTCTTGAtagtggacaaaacacacctTTTATGGTCAATGAAGCCAATCTCAATAGTCTAAACAATGAGCAAATGTTCTAATATATCAAAAGGTTGTAGGCCACCCTCGAACAATACAAATCTCAGGGAAAGGCATCGTTCATGGCTCCAGGGGGAAGGGAGGACGCCTCCGTTGATACCCCAAGGACTCAGACATAGGCGGTCTGAGCGTGGTCTAAAGGGAAGGTCgagtttgaagaagaagagttgtCAGACAATACTCCAAAGGACGTCAACTAGAAGCTAGTGCAGGCTGTCCAAAGATACCAAAAGGAGCAAGAGGAGGATTATGGATTGGACAATGCCTCGTCCCTATCAGAAAACATCCCAGCAAAAACTTTCTCGACAAATTCAAGTTGCATAGCTTGGATAAATATGACAGGGCAGTAGACCCAAGGAGTCATCTGGTGATCTTTAGAACAACCATGCAGCTCTAGGATATCAACAACTTTATGCTATGCCGAGTATTTCcatcaacactcacaggtttggctcaaAAATGGCACTGATATCTGAGCGCAGGTTTGATTCAAAATTTTACGCAatttgctatgttatttaaatccagatttattatttatatacctTCTAAAAAACTCTCTTTCGACTTGTGGAAGATTCGATAAGGAGAGGACAAGTCTTTGAGAAGTTTTATCTCACAATTTAATGTAGAAGCAATATAGGTGGAGGAGTTAAACCATGGGATAGCATGTGAAACATTAAAGAAAGGAATACGCAACATCAAGTTTATGAATTTCCTAATTAAGAATCCAGCCACTACATACCAACAGCTAATGGAAAAGTCCCAGAAATACATCAAGTTGAATGACGAAGTCCAAGTATTGAAAGAGGACAAAAAGACGAGTTACAAGCGAAGCCAAAAGGAGGAGAGGTGAGGGTATGAAGAAGACTACAGAAGTTACCTAGTCTCCTAAGAAGAGATTActaaagtaagtataagaactaTACTCCATTGAATGACTTATGGACACATATTCTTatgtggatcaagaagaacGACAAGAAAGTCATGTGGCTTCCCAAGCTCAATCTTGAGAGAGCCGAAAGGCGAGACAGAACCAAGTATTGCCATTTTCACGAAGACCACGAACATACAATAGAGGAGTGCCAACAACTGAAAGACaagatcgagaggttaataagagATGACATACTTTAAAAGTTCACCAGGAAAAATACAGAAGAGAGGAGGCTCGAGCCTGAAGAAAGAACTCCTGAAACTACCCTTGACCGAGAACCCGTAGGAGTTACTCATGTAATTGCTAAAGGacttagtgtaacgacccgaaaatcggaccgctactggcgctagagtttagatcgacttaagattgccgaaacccatagcaagcctactatacatcctgtatacctgataaaatcccatacatattcatacattatcacaaaaacttaaacattttatgaaacgGAGCTCAACCTGTGTATGTATCgtactgaaaatataaaacccatactagagccctcatcaaatgctctagtatggtaaacattacatacctcaagcttggttcaaacataactcataattaaaacttttacataaggatcatgttaacagggattacaaatataaaactagggccaagcacaattctaatccattaaaaatttacttttccacactatactattacatttgtctataccagctactatgccgactgcccgagctatctttgaccctgcaaacctggggttaggaaaaagggataagctacaagagcctagtgagcagaacataaaagcagtttaataaacatatgctcgtatgaaatgcgtcacaacacaaacaatttacatcaagatggacttatcaccagtaaccctctacatattccaatgtgctcggccctcgacagagctcctcaggactttcgcttaagcataacataacatatccataatgccaggggcgtagaatgggcaagccctggtctttcccttacatagtactaggggcatagaatgggcaagccctggtctttccgtatccatcataacatatcatactagagggctagtgggtcatccaacatccatccacaacaacagtaaattatacaatgcatcatattcgtgaattctaatgcaaaacaacctaatacatatacatggcattcgtgatacgtgaacatgcttaaaagtctgtttactttaaaacaatagattagttcagttctactcacctttggttgacgctcgcctaaaacggatgcagttatctcactacaggcctctacggtctcctagGTCTGATCCTatatagatggactcaaatgagggaccaaacataactattacatgattCTAAACAACTCCACAAAACCCCCATAAAatataccaaaacatgcacataaaacaagtagaggaaggctgggcaggggactttcgggggcaggtttggcggccgaaggtcccacacagatccgaaagtcaacaaccttcgggggtaggttcggcggcctaaactccttcacagatccgaaagtccatgctcctgggggcaggttaggcggctaaaaggctgcctccacaagcaggttcggcggtcgaaccttgcttcggtggCCAGGCTATAATACTCGGTTACATCCCGGCATCAAAATTCCTACCTTCCAGcagaatctctgttggaattcagaattctcggatgtcggagccttctagaagggtaaaataaatgttttctaaaatttttttatgtttttattgttaatgaagaaagaaattgagttttgaaaaaaagaaaagagcttgagggaaaaacccaggttcggccgcctaacatggggcgggtgcggaggcacttttggcccccgaaagtggtatggccagccacctataaagggccccctgtccgaaaatggacgagttttctctctccatttccagGCAAGGTTAGTCTCTGCCaccccttgtcgatcttgtgtttttccttcaagtctctcatgattttgatgagcttttatctttattttgaagattttaagctaagatcaaagttttgaagcttggagacccccggagctcgttcctccatatctccaagtttggcatcgcatctcctctcgatcttcaagaggtaaatgtagatcctcatcttctcttatgtttttaagtaagttttatgaagggttaaggggttttgatgcatgtttaggctagttgaaagatgttagggtttatattagttaatgataaatgtgatgcttaatgtgatgtttgttggggtttaggctagttttatgccctatatgcttgataatgtgtttatgtatgctttggAGTGTTGAGTATGTATTTGGAGGCTTTTGGGAGGCTAAATGTGTGAggcgaatcgggttctgccattctggagaacccaggttcgactgccgaaaccatgttcggctgccgaacttgcctgtggaggcagttttaggccgcctaaactcgcccccaaaagttggactttcgactctggaggggagtttcggccgccgaacttgctcccaaaggttggtgactttcggctctggagggagtttcggccgccgaatctgcccccgaaagtgcctgactttcggatctggagggaccttcggccgtcgaacctactgtccaaagtcccctgcccagccttcctttgcctgtttttccatgcatgtttatgatattttggggggggggttttggggagatgtttagagtctcgttagagtatgtttggtccctcatttgagtccacctgtgtaggatcggacctgaggaaccgaggtgatcagcagtgagatagctgcttcagagttagttcagagtcagccagaggtgagtagaactaaactaatcttttatttcgagaaatcaaatgttttaagcatgatcatgcatcatgatatataacaggttgtttgcattagaattcacgaatatgacgcattgcattattcattatgggtgtggatggacaacaggatgacccattagccctttagatatcatgttatgtaatagaagtcctgaggagccccaccgagggccggacacagagcttatgtatgtaatagaagtcctgaggagctccactgAGGGCCggacacagagtagagggatttttgggtcagtccatcagtgatgtgatttgtttgtgatgtgatgcatttcatgaaagcatatgattattaaattatttttactgttctgctcactgggcttttgtagctcatccctttcccctaacccccaggtttgcaggttcaggatagaccggaaagtcgtcaaggttgaaggttgtgttaagtgtaatagattagtagtggacatgtaatgtaaaatggtaTAATGTAATATTATGTAGAGATATGTttcatggattagtattgtgcttggccttaatgtatggttaatcccttttggtacaggattttaatgaaatgttttaatgatgttatgtGTTAAACCAGGTTTGACATATGAAATGTTGAcacaactggagcatttgatgagggctccagtaaggggttttatgtatacaaatttagagtatgcacaggtcaagcttgatatatgaaaagtttaaagtttttatgaaaatgtatgatcatgtatgggattttatcagatgtacaggatgtatgttaggcttgctcgggttccggcgaccttaagtcgatctgaatcctagtgccggtagcagtccggtttctAGGTCGTTACATAGGCAAAACCTGATTCTGCCCTATGTATACAGCCACCCAACTGTCCAATCCTCACACTCAACaactcaaaaacatgcatactcaatcATCATGTATAAGgagcataaaaactagcctaatccccaacaagcaacaacaaaacaacacaagagcaaacattcattaacaacccaactcaaaccctaaaactttagatctaaccatttcatgcattattaacccttaactatttcttaaaacttgattaaaacataGGGAAGGCAaagatctaagcttacctcttggagatctaagagtgacagcaaccccaacgtggagatgaggtaaaatggtctccggaggtctttaaggtttaaaaacttaggttcaactcaaatcttcaaaaacaaggcaaaactcatgaatttcttaagagatttgaaggaaaaaccacaaaagcatcaaagggtggcaaggactcacctctgcccgaaaatgaagagaaaaactctctcatttttgggctagaggcctcttataggtggctggataaaccaccttcgggggccaaaaggggaggtcccgcggcggcaccaccttcggcggtcgaacttgaatgttcggtggccgaacctggtttttccctttcaaaactattttctttcctttttaacttaaaaccttaaaattttcaaaattcattttaagaaagctttgttttacccttctagagagattccggattccaacggggattccgTTGGAAGGTTGAAATTTTGacgctggagtctagccgggtattacacctagaGATGACAAGAAAAGATAAGATGTAACAGGAGGTAGTGTTGGATCTGGCAAGTTGGGCGAAATCTAAAAAGGACCGTTCAAGGTCTCAAAGGTCATTCGTCCAGGGTTCTAATAAACTGGTTAAGTTAGATGGTTGAGTCATTTTCTACTCTtggaatatttgtaatttaagaaaattttattaataatagttaacgagatatttttttcatatgttaTGCCTCTTCAGTGATAAGGAACATTGGGATTGCCTTCTTAAAAAAAGATTAAGGAACACTCTTtgaaggccataaggcaggaaCTCGTTAGGCCAGAAGATTGGGCGTTGGATCCACTAATTAAGGCATTTAtatcaggccacaaggcgggatCCATCAAGCTGGAAGACTGGGCATTGGACCCACTAATCAAAACATTtatgccaagccacaaggcgAGAATCCATTAGGCTAGAAAATTGGGCGTTggacccactaatcaaggcactCATGCCATGCCATAAGGTGGAAACCTGCTAGGCTAGAAGACCGGGCATTagacccactaaacaaggcatttaTGCCAGGCTACAAGATGGAAATTCGTCAAGCCAGAGAtcaagtgttagtcccactaaacaagatatttatgctaggccacaaggcgggaacTTGCTAGGCCAGAAGACTGGATGTTGGACCCATTAAATAAGGCATTtatgccaagccacaaggcgAGGATCCATTAGGCCAGAAGATCAAGTGTTAGTCCACTAAACAACGCAtttatgctaggccacaaggtgaAAATTCGTAAAGCTAGAAGACCGGGTGTCAATCTCGTTCtacaagaagtttctaaggcatttgatgtctggccacaaggcgagtatatACCAAATCGATCAACCGGATGTCAATCtcgttgacaaaaaaaaaattctaatatatTTGATGCCAGATCACAAAGCTAGTATGCGCCAGGCTGACCAATTGGCTGTCAGTCCCATTTCACAAGAAGATTCTAAAGCATTTGATGTTATGCCACAAGGCAGGTATACACCAGGCCGACCAATTGGGTATTAGTCCCATTTCACAAatagtttctaaggcatttcatgcccaggccacaaggcgggtatgagCCAGGCCATGCAATCGAGCATTTGTCCCGTTTTACAGAAAGTCTCTGAGGCATTTATCGCTACTCTTACGAACACTCCCGAAAATTCAAAACTTTTTACAAAGGAAGAAGGTGCATTGTAAGCGGGCGAGACTTTTTTACGATTGGTGAAGGCAGATTGCTAAGCGAACGAGTGAAGTCCACAAGGAGGAAAAAGACTAGAAGCTCGGCAGGGCTGGGAAATGCCTGAAATCTCGCAGCACAATAAAATGCTTGAAAGCTCGCCAGGCTTGAAAAATGTCCGGAAGTGTGCTAGGGTTGAAAAATGTCAGGAAACTCGTCAGGGCTGGAGAATGCCCGGAGATGCGCTAGGGCTAAaaattgctcaaaaactcatcaaggcTAGAAAATGTCCAGAAATGTGCCAGGGTTAAAAAATGCCTGGAAGCTCATTAGGGCTATAGAATGTCCAAAAATGTACCAAAACTGAAAAATACCCGGAAGCTTATTAGGGCTAAAGAATGCTCAGAAACGCACCATGGCTGAAAAATGACCATAAGCTCACCAGGGCTATAGAATGTCGGGAAGCCCGCTAGGGCTAGTTAGAGCAAGAGAAAGTCCGAAAACTCACTGAGGTGTTACTATATCACTCGAATTAGTTTTGGTCAAGTGTCGGACAAGATCTTGGATTGGCCTGGTCAACAGGGTAAGTAAGAAGAAAGTAAGAACAGCGTGCACTCAGCCTAGAGAGTATCTACCAGGCTAACAACTGGGTGTCAGTTctgattaataaaattctcaagtTATGATCGGGTGTGAAGTTCAATTTATTATAGCCACAAAACAATGATCATTTATAGGTAGGAGCAGACAAAGAGATGCGAGTATGTGAATCCAATCTAAACAAGCCATGCGTTCTAAATCATGAAAACCACCGTCATCTTCGAATCTAAAAAATTGAAGACTCGTGAGAACTTCTTATTTTACACGATAAttgttcaaaaaaattattattttaatagatataaaaaaaatactttttatgaaAGCAAGCATATAGTAAGCAAATTGTAGCAGTCCAATCATTTAAGATCTATTTGCCATTAAATCGttgaggaaaatatttttaatgtaatttagtctctgtaaaatattttaaaataattaatcaataaaaatattattataataaaaaaattaaattattttaaaaaaataattttctctgagagaaatttttttttattttttgaatattttatcaatacatttatatataattttattaataaaatataatgttaatattttaaaattaaaataaaaaataaattatttgttgaaaaatagtttttatgaaaaatattttacataaaatatttttcataaacaatattttacataaaatatttttcataaacaatattttacataaaatattggaatatttttcacagaatgtattttttaaatataaattattttctataaataaatacagaataattaataataagaaaattaaaataacaaaacaaattttttaaaattctttttttaatattatataaaataactatttttgTAAAGAGCACTTTTTTGCCTCCAAATTTAATGCCaaatatgctttttttttttttgaatcagcCAAATATGCTTTTAGTCTCATACAactagttaaaaaataattatttaattctgttagtagaaaaatatttattaattcattttctaattttttaaaatatattaaaatattttaaaattttaaaaaattatttattaatttttatctaaaaatatttactatttaatcctacactatagaaatttattaataattaactttttgaatttaaaaaatacaataaaatattttaaaaattttttaattaatttttttatcaaaaattttgTTTTTCAAACTCTtaccattaaaattaaaagaaattaataaataaattttttaaaattttttaaaaaaatgtaattttaaaaatcagaGTTGAAGTTTTTTCATATCatatcttaaaattaaaatcggcCTTTTCACTGTATCAGGGATTAGAAAATGGGTTTAGGCTACTCATAATTTCATAATAAGATCAACCAGGCGGTCACAACTTCAAAGCTACCTTTCACCGAGGAAGGATTCTTCGTTGAAATCGTAATCCTGTGCTTTCTTTCCTTCTTCATTAAGGATCTGTCTCTTTACATCTCTGTATATAAGGATCACACTCTCAGATTACTTCGACAAAATTGGAAAAAACAAACTGTCTGATTACCGTTTTAAAGAAAAATGCCTTCTCGCTGTGCGATCTGCTGCGAAATCCTCATCGCAGTCTTGATTCCTCCTTTGGCCGTCTGCCTCCGTTATGGCTGTTGCAGCGTAGGTCCTTTTTCACTATCctcattttcattttctatCTCGAAATTTTCCCTTCTGCCAAACTTATCTCTCGCCTTTCTCCGTTAAATTTTGCTCTTTAACATTTTGTTTCGAAATGCAATTTTGCAGGTTGAGTTTTTCATTGCTTTGGTGCTGACTATCCTAGGTTATTTTCCTGGAGTAATTTATGCTCTATGCGTCATCGTTTATGTTAATCGTGATACCTACTTTGATGAGTCGAGGCTTCCTCTCTACTCCCCGATCTACAGTTAAATCAGTGCCTTGTTCTTACTCTTTATGCTGTAACGTCTGAATTTGCAACTTATTTTTAAACTTCTCTTAATAAGATGAAATTTGCTTGGCAAGTTGGGGGATATCTTTTGCCAGTGCTGCTACTGGTTTTCCTTTTATGTATTTGAATGTGATAATAATTAAGTGTGCTCGGTTCTTGGGATATTTTATGGAACTAAATAAGAGTCCTAATTATTTACCAAAAACCAAATTGAAAATGTAttagatattaatattataatatatgtatatatattataattatatatggaAGTTTATATACTGCTATTATCTTTTATTCATGTActttttcttaataattttaCTTATGAAAATATTAAGTCATTTTTACCATTTTTAATTACaagtatattattaatttataataaatttaatcatttgttacatagatattttataattaaatattatataacaaaaagtaataaaatttatattaaattatatacttTATATAAATTGCTGGTAGTTTAATTGtgttatacatatatatatacacattaataattaactttaaaatttaagggataatttaaatatgtcttttattaaaaattatataaatttattttaaaaataaaaatcaaactaaatcgaAACAAAAAAATTCGTGCGAaacctaaaaataaaaaattaataataaccaTACTaaatttcaattcgattttgatTTCTACATAAATctcaaactgaaataaaaaaatcctTGATAATAATACATAATGATGCTTTAGCTAGAAGCTCGAGTATAAGTAAAAGATTTATTGGATATGGTGGAATAAATATCTGCacctttaaatatttttaaaatttttttatgtattttaaactttgaaaatattttattatatgtctgaacttttaaaagtgtaattaagataattttaaaattgcaaTAGTATCATTAAtttgttataatatttttaaattaaattaaatttagaaaaagattatttgaatatagaaaatatagagtgagttttaaatttaaaatataaacattcTGTAAGATTATTAATtactaatgataaaattatataataatttgagTATTATAGATATAAGTTAGTGCAATTACagtctatataatatattactttGTACTAAAATCGTAAAaccattttaattatatttaaaattacactTTTAAATAGTTCTAAGTGTATAATACCACGTTTTCAAAAATatcacaataatttttttttttttaaagtataatGGAACAAGTATATATTTGAGTAGAGCAACCGTGCGATGGATactcaatatcattataatgACAAATATTATACAGGTTGGCCACACTGCACTGTAAAAGAATGTTATTTAAGGAGTAATTTTTATCCCTAACCATTTAATTTTgatcatatttttaatttaatcatttaattttagtttttttcttaaaac encodes:
- the LOC110600178 gene encoding UPF0057 membrane protein At4g30660, whose translation is MPSRCAICCEILIAVLIPPLAVCLRYGCCSVEFFIALVLTILGYFPGVIYALCVIVYVNRDTYFDESRLPLYSPIYS